From a single Glycine soja cultivar W05 chromosome 19, ASM419377v2, whole genome shotgun sequence genomic region:
- the LOC114398713 gene encoding uncharacterized protein LOC114398713 — translation MGYRIKDMIRDLGQDRFQQAHAPLYEKIENDLKMPFYVGCIDFTRLSAVLALVNLKARFGWSDKSFTELLVLLKKLFPKDNTLPKNQYEAKKILCPVGMEYQKIHACPNDCILYRNDFAELRNCPTCGASRYKVNNDGCSDDATANKSWPAKVCWYLPIIPRFKRFFGNGHDAKNLAWHADGRKSDGLLRHPTDSPQWKEFDCLYPNFGNDPRNLRLGLASDGMNPFGNLSTSHNSWPVLLMIYNLLPWLCMKRKYIMLCMMIASPRQPGNDIGVYLTPLIKKLTTLWEDGVDVWDGNVQQMFRLRAMVFCTINDCPAYGNLSDYSVKGHHACPICEKNTSFLQLKHGKKTVYTRHRRFLKQYHPYRQLKKAFNGCQENESALKPLDGKEVYDRVNDIVTIFGKTQKNLQLRQTYGRKGPYSLIFHTGLIFIKVIDPARLDELENEAAIVLCQIEMYFPPSFFDIMVHLIVHLVREIRMCGPIFLRWMYPIAHYMKVLKGHTKNQHRPEASIVERYVVEECIEFCSQYIEDGKPLGLPETRHDLTSVGKGTRGFNVVTMTQQEVSQAHLYVLNNTTKVIPYINDHKKKLTEMNPKKNMMRVLQDHNRYFINWFRETIFANDGASKRLRLLVVGPNLNVVTWKGYDINNYSFYTKCQDDKNSMQNNGVIVDADFNHFCSASDNSLIRASMPYFGVIQEI, via the exons ATGGGATATCGTATAAAAGACATGATTCGCGATCTGGGGCAAGACAGATTCCAACAAGCACATGCACCTTTGtatgagaaaatagaaaatgatttgAAGATGCCTTTCTATGTTGGGTGCATAGATTTCACAAGGTTGTCAGCGGTATTAGCTTTGGTCAACTTGAAGGCACGATTTggatggagtgacaaaagcttcactgAGTTGCTTGTTCtattgaaaaaattgtttcctaaAGATAACACGTTGCCGAAGAATCAATATGAGGCAAAGAAGATTTTATGTCCAGTGGGAATGGAGTACCAGAAAATCCATGCATGTCCAAATGATTGCATTTTGTATAGAAATGACTTTGCAGAATTGCGTAATTGCCCTACTTGTGGTGCATCACGCTACAAGGTCAATAATGACGGATGTAGTGATGATGCAACCGCAAACAAGAGTTGGCCAGCAAAGGTAtgttggtatcttccaataataccaaggtttaagcgattTTTTGGTAATGGACACGATGCAAAAAACTTGGCGTGGCATGCAGACGGGAGAAAAAGTGATGGATTGCTTCGACATCCGACTGATAGTCCACAATGGAAGGAATTTGATTGTTTGTATCCTAATTTTGGGAATGACCCAAGAAATCTAAGGCTTGGCCTTGCTtcggatggaatgaatccatttgGTAACTTAAGCACCAGTCACAATTCATGGCCTGTTTTGCTCATGATTTACAACCTGcttccttggttgtgcatgaagagAAAATACATAATGCTTTGCATGATGATAGCAAGTCCAAGACAGCCTGGGAATGATATTGGCGTGTATCTGACTCCATTGATCAAAAAGTTGACAACATTGTGGGAAGACGGGGTTGATGTGTGGGATGGTAATGTGCAGCAGATGTTTAGGTTGCGTGCAATGGTTTTCTGTACCATTAATGATTGTCCAGCATATGGAAATTTAAGTGATTATAGTGTGAAAGGTCATCACGCATGTCCTATATGTGAGAAAAATACTAGCTTCTTGCAACTaaaacatggaaagaagacaGTGTACACAAGGCACCGAAGATTTCTGAAACAGTATCATCCATATCGACaattgaagaaagcatttaatggatGTCAGGAAAATGAAAGTGCTCTGAAACCATTAGATGGCAAAGAAGTTTATGATCGCGTCAACGACATCGTAACTATCTTTGGAAAGACACAAAAAAATCTCCAACTGAGACaaacatatggaagaaaaggtccatattctttgatcttccatactggtTTGATCTTCAT caaagtcattgacccAGCAAGATTAGATGAATTGGAGAACGAGGCTGCGATTGTCCTTTGTCAAATAGAGATGTATTTTCCACCATCATTTTTCGACATCATGGTTCATTTAATTGTTCATCTAGTGCGGGAGATCCGAATGTGTGGTCCTATTTTtttacggtggatgtacccaaTTGCGCATTACATGAAAGTGTTAAAGGGGCATACGAAGAATCAACACCGACCAGAAGCTTCAATTGTCGAAAGGTATGTTGTTGAAGAGTGTATCGAGTTCTGCTCGCAGTACATTGAAGATGGTAAACCCTTGGGCCTTCCTGAAACTCGTCATGATTTGACATCGGTGGGTAAGGGTACACGAGGATTCAATGTTGTGACAATGACTCAGCAGGAGGTTTCACAAGCACATCTATATGTATTAAACAATACAACAAAGGTTATTCCATACATAAAtgatcacaaaaaaaaactcactgAAATGAACCCAAAAAAGAACATGATGAGGGTTTTGCAAGATCATAATAGATATTTCATTAATTGGTTCAGAGAAACAATATTTGCTAATGACGGTGCTTCAAAAAGATTAAGATTGTTAGTTGTTGGGCCAAACTTGAATGTAGTGACTTGGAAAGGGTATGATATCAACAACTATTCCTTCTACACCAAGTGCCAAGATGACAAAAACTCAATGCAAAACAATGGTGTGATTGTTGATGCTGACTTCAATCACTTTTGTAGTGCATCAGACAACAGTTTGATTCGAGCATccatgccttactttggagtTATTCAAGAAATTTGA